In a single window of the Streptomyces sp. NBC_00285 genome:
- a CDS encoding RNA polymerase sigma-70 factor, whose amino-acid sequence MGMRDGTDSLTGWDSLDEATTVFMAVRPRLFGIAYRVLGSTAEAEDVLQEAWLRWQHTDRGVVRDPKAFLATVTARLAINLAQSARVRRESYTGPWLPEPIDTRADPQLGAERSEALDLAVLFLLERLNPVERAAYVLREAFDYPYRQIADMLETSETNTRQLVSRARKRISSERRKPVDATEHRRLMEVFLAAAQTGDLAVLEDILTEDVVSYTDGNGLRGASRIPVAGLVHVSRYLAAFGPRFWPHKEIEWVEANGGPAALVSDGGTAVVLLTLDISERGIERAMWVMNPEKLAPYVASLGR is encoded by the coding sequence ATGGGTATGAGGGACGGCACGGACTCCCTCACCGGTTGGGACTCCCTCGACGAGGCGACGACGGTGTTCATGGCGGTGCGGCCCCGGCTCTTCGGCATCGCCTACCGCGTACTGGGCAGCACCGCGGAGGCCGAGGACGTCCTCCAGGAGGCGTGGCTGCGCTGGCAGCACACAGACCGTGGCGTGGTCCGTGACCCGAAGGCGTTCCTGGCCACCGTCACCGCCCGCCTGGCGATCAACCTGGCCCAGTCCGCCAGGGTGCGGCGCGAGTCGTACACCGGTCCCTGGCTGCCGGAGCCGATCGACACACGCGCCGACCCGCAGCTGGGCGCCGAACGGTCCGAGGCGCTCGACCTGGCGGTGCTCTTCCTCCTGGAGCGGCTGAACCCCGTGGAACGGGCCGCCTATGTGCTGCGCGAAGCCTTCGACTACCCCTACCGGCAGATCGCCGACATGCTGGAGACCAGCGAGACCAACACGCGCCAGCTGGTGAGCCGCGCGCGCAAGCGCATCTCCTCGGAGCGCCGCAAGCCCGTCGACGCCACCGAGCACCGACGGTTGATGGAGGTGTTCCTGGCCGCGGCACAGACCGGCGATCTGGCTGTGCTGGAGGACATCCTCACCGAGGACGTCGTCAGCTACACCGACGGGAACGGGCTGCGCGGGGCGTCCCGGATTCCGGTCGCCGGCCTGGTGCACGTCTCCAGGTACCTCGCCGCCTTCGGCCCGCGCTTCTGGCCGCACAAGGAGATCGAGTGGGTCGAGGCCAACGGCGGGCCGGCCGCCCTCGTCTCGGACGGCGGGACCGCCGTGGTCCTGCTGACCCTCGACATCTCGGAACGCGGCATCGAACGGGCCATGTGGGTCATGAATCCGGAGAAACTGGCACCTTACGTGGCATCGCTGGGTCGCTGA
- a CDS encoding class I SAM-dependent methyltransferase produces MTVVNAPPVDTPGCRHQDAYAISAEFYDVLQGERDEVRVRSLYGDDVRRARVGVLDVGAGTGRITLMSLLESHVPVHAVEPARSMRTPLMTRLASLGAELTARVTVHPQALDEAALHGVADVAVCHNTVACLHPASRRALWPAVAEALVPTGVLLVQLPPARLPRHRTVHALPTRTVGRHEYGGRMVMSADMDRIRARFDYWVRGDGRVLRRYDETFWMWPASRAEMIAELEEEGFVALPERPDASVLAVRPARP; encoded by the coding sequence ATGACCGTCGTGAACGCGCCCCCGGTCGATACGCCCGGGTGCCGGCATCAGGACGCCTACGCGATCAGTGCGGAGTTCTACGACGTCCTGCAGGGGGAGCGGGACGAGGTTCGGGTGCGCTCGCTCTACGGCGACGACGTCCGCAGGGCCCGGGTCGGTGTGCTGGACGTCGGTGCGGGCACCGGGCGGATCACGCTGATGAGCCTCCTGGAGTCGCACGTTCCTGTGCACGCGGTGGAACCGGCCCGTTCCATGCGCACCCCGCTGATGACGCGTCTGGCGTCCCTGGGCGCGGAGCTCACGGCGCGGGTGACCGTGCACCCGCAGGCGCTCGACGAGGCGGCGCTGCACGGGGTCGCGGACGTCGCCGTGTGCCACAACACCGTTGCCTGTCTGCATCCGGCCTCGCGCCGGGCGCTGTGGCCGGCTGTCGCCGAGGCGCTCGTGCCCACCGGGGTGCTGCTCGTCCAGCTCCCACCGGCTCGCCTGCCGCGGCACCGGACCGTCCACGCGCTGCCGACCCGGACGGTAGGCCGCCACGAGTACGGGGGCCGCATGGTGATGTCGGCCGACATGGACCGGATCCGGGCGCGGTTCGACTACTGGGTGCGCGGTGACGGGCGTGTGCTGCGTCGGTACGACGAGACGTTCTGGATGTGGCCTGCCTCCCGTGCGGAGATGATCGCGGAACTGGAGGAGGAGGGTTTCGTCGCGCTGCCCGAACGGCCGGACGCGTCCGTACTGGCCGTCCGACCGGCTCGGCCATGA
- the aceE gene encoding pyruvate dehydrogenase (acetyl-transferring), homodimeric type has protein sequence MSELDQLPDQDSEETAEWQESLDAVVRHAGPERAVYLMRRVHEFAARSGVSLPGLLTSDYINTIPASQQPAFPGDVAMESRITALNRWNAAAMVTRGSRFGLGGHISTYASAAWLYEIGFHHFFQGKDRDGSGDQLYFQGHASPGIYARVFLEGRLSEAQLDGFRREADGHGLPSYPHPRRLPWLWEFPTVSMGLGPLAAVYQARFNRYLHARGIKDTSASRVWAFLGDGETDEPEATAALALAARERLDNLTFVVNCNLQRLDGPVRSNSKIVQELEARFRGAGWHVVKSLWGEAWDPVLGQDTTGALVRRLGEVPDAQLQTYAARDATYVREHFFTGDALSGLAAGLSDSRLTELFGNSRGGHEPLKVYAAYRAAVEHRGTPTVVLAQTVKGHTLGSAFESRNANHQMKKLTTTQFREMRDLLELPIPDSALSGDLVPYWHPGENSEEVRYLRERRAALGGPAPVRRVVPKPLRQPPARPFETLEKGFGLQEVATTMALIRLVKDLMRDQETGPRWVPIIPDEARTFGMESLFPTAGIYSADGQTYEPVDADQLLYYREARNGQLIDEGITEAGSMAEFTAAATSYATHGEPMIPFYIFYAMFGFQRTGDQFWALADQMGRGFVIGATAGRTTMTGEGLQHADGHSHLLASTNPAAVSYDPAFAYEIAVIVREGLRRMYGERPEDVFYYLTVYNEPKEQPVMPAGPGVEEGILRGIYRFRQAAEPAGTEPRIQLLASGTAIHWALTAQELLLSQWGVHADVWSVTSWTELRRDALDADRAMLRGEERVPHVTAALADAPGPVLAVSDWMRQVPDQISQWVGHDYSSLGTDGFGLSDTRDAVRRYFRVDAESIVVAALDRLARVGAVSPEAVGQAREWYGWRG, from the coding sequence ATGAGTGAGCTCGACCAACTACCCGACCAGGACAGCGAGGAGACCGCCGAATGGCAGGAGTCGCTCGACGCCGTGGTGCGGCACGCGGGCCCGGAACGGGCCGTGTACCTCATGCGACGTGTGCACGAGTTCGCGGCCCGGTCCGGCGTGTCCCTGCCGGGGCTCCTGACCTCCGACTACATCAACACGATCCCGGCGTCGCAGCAGCCGGCCTTTCCCGGTGACGTCGCCATGGAGTCCAGGATCACCGCCCTGAACCGGTGGAACGCGGCGGCGATGGTGACCCGCGGCTCCCGTTTCGGGCTCGGCGGCCACATCTCCACCTACGCTTCGGCTGCCTGGCTGTACGAGATCGGGTTCCATCACTTCTTCCAGGGCAAGGACAGAGACGGTTCGGGCGACCAGCTGTACTTCCAGGGGCATGCCTCACCGGGCATCTACGCCCGTGTGTTCCTCGAAGGGCGCCTGAGCGAGGCGCAGTTGGACGGTTTCCGACGCGAGGCCGACGGCCATGGACTGCCCTCCTACCCGCACCCCCGACGGCTGCCGTGGCTGTGGGAGTTCCCGACCGTGTCCATGGGCCTCGGTCCGCTCGCCGCCGTCTACCAGGCCCGGTTCAACCGCTATCTGCACGCCCGGGGCATCAAGGACACCTCCGCATCGCGCGTGTGGGCCTTCCTCGGGGACGGTGAGACGGACGAGCCGGAAGCGACGGCCGCGCTGGCACTGGCCGCCCGTGAGCGCCTCGACAACCTCACCTTTGTCGTCAACTGCAACCTGCAGCGCCTGGACGGGCCCGTGCGGTCGAACTCCAAGATCGTGCAGGAACTCGAGGCCAGGTTCCGCGGTGCGGGCTGGCACGTGGTCAAGTCCCTCTGGGGCGAGGCCTGGGACCCGGTTCTGGGGCAGGACACCACCGGCGCACTGGTCCGCCGCCTCGGCGAGGTCCCCGACGCCCAGCTGCAGACGTACGCCGCCCGGGACGCCACGTACGTCCGCGAACACTTCTTCACCGGCGACGCGCTCTCCGGTCTCGCCGCCGGGCTGAGCGACAGCCGGCTGACCGAGTTGTTCGGGAACTCCAGAGGCGGGCACGAACCGCTCAAGGTCTACGCCGCCTACCGGGCAGCCGTCGAGCACCGGGGCACGCCGACGGTCGTCCTGGCGCAGACGGTCAAGGGCCACACGCTCGGCTCGGCCTTCGAGTCGCGCAACGCCAATCACCAGATGAAGAAACTGACGACGACGCAGTTCCGCGAGATGCGGGACCTGCTCGAACTCCCCATCCCCGACAGTGCGTTGAGCGGCGACCTGGTGCCGTACTGGCACCCGGGCGAGAACTCGGAGGAGGTGCGGTACCTGCGTGAGCGGCGGGCGGCGCTGGGCGGCCCGGCCCCGGTGCGCAGGGTCGTCCCGAAACCCCTGAGGCAGCCGCCGGCCCGCCCGTTCGAAACCCTGGAGAAGGGCTTCGGCCTTCAGGAAGTGGCGACCACCATGGCCCTGATCCGCCTGGTCAAGGACCTGATGCGCGACCAGGAGACGGGACCGCGCTGGGTGCCGATCATCCCCGACGAGGCCCGCACGTTCGGCATGGAGTCCCTGTTCCCGACGGCCGGGATCTACTCGGCGGACGGCCAGACCTATGAACCGGTGGACGCGGACCAGCTGCTCTACTACCGGGAGGCCAGGAACGGCCAGTTGATCGACGAGGGCATCACCGAAGCCGGTTCCATGGCCGAGTTCACCGCCGCGGCGACCTCGTACGCCACCCACGGCGAACCCATGATCCCGTTCTACATCTTCTACGCCATGTTCGGTTTCCAGCGCACCGGCGACCAGTTCTGGGCGCTCGCCGACCAGATGGGGCGCGGATTCGTCATCGGGGCGACGGCGGGCCGTACGACGATGACGGGGGAGGGGCTCCAGCACGCCGACGGGCACTCCCATCTGCTGGCCTCCACGAACCCTGCCGCCGTGTCCTATGACCCGGCGTTCGCGTACGAGATCGCGGTGATCGTGCGGGAGGGGCTGCGCCGGATGTACGGCGAACGGCCCGAGGACGTCTTCTACTACCTGACGGTCTACAACGAACCCAAGGAGCAGCCGGTGATGCCCGCCGGGCCCGGCGTCGAGGAAGGCATCCTGCGAGGCATCTACCGGTTCCGGCAGGCGGCCGAACCCGCCGGAACAGAACCACGGATCCAGCTGCTGGCCTCCGGTACGGCCATCCACTGGGCGCTGACCGCGCAGGAGCTCCTGCTGTCCCAGTGGGGCGTCCACGCCGACGTCTGGTCGGTGACCTCATGGACGGAACTGCGCCGCGACGCGCTGGACGCCGACCGGGCGATGCTGCGGGGCGAGGAACGCGTCCCCCATGTGACGGCGGCGCTCGCGGACGCGCCCGGACCGGTGCTGGCGGTCAGCGACTGGATGCGGCAGGTACCCGACCAGATCAGCCAGTGGGTCGGTCACGACTACTCATCGCTGGGCACGGACGGGTTCGGGCTGTCGGACACCCGGGACGCCGTACGGCGTTACTTCCGGGTGGACGCCGAGTCGATCGTCGTCGCCGCCCTGGACCGGCTGGCGCGCGTCGGCGCGGTCAGCCCGGAGGCGGTCGGACAGGCACGCGAGTGGTACGGATGGCGCGGATGA
- a CDS encoding SDR family oxidoreductase, translating to MRVVVAGGTGLIGSRTVARLRDHGCEVVRVSRREGVDVTTGKGLDEAMRGVDVVVDVTDTPSRGELESLEFFGTATHNLLEAAARAGAGHHVILSIAGAEHLRAGYFRAKALQEEQVRRSPMPYSIVRATPFFESVEYMSRAATYGDVVHVAPVLIRPVSTDDVAAAVAHVAVGVPLFGVLEVAGPEEYRLDDLTAKLLAARGYPRAVVSDAHTPFFGAVLGQRALLPGADADLGHETFSEWLAR from the coding sequence ATGCGAGTCGTTGTAGCAGGAGGAACCGGTCTGATCGGTTCCAGGACGGTGGCAAGGCTTCGGGACCACGGTTGCGAGGTCGTGCGCGTGTCCCGCCGCGAGGGCGTCGACGTCACGACCGGGAAGGGTCTCGACGAGGCCATGCGCGGCGTCGATGTCGTGGTGGACGTCACCGACACGCCCTCCCGCGGGGAGCTGGAGAGCCTGGAGTTCTTCGGCACCGCGACGCACAACCTGCTGGAGGCCGCGGCGAGGGCGGGCGCCGGACATCACGTGATCCTTTCCATAGCGGGGGCCGAGCATCTGCGAGCGGGTTACTTCCGAGCGAAGGCGCTGCAGGAGGAGCAGGTGCGGCGCTCGCCCATGCCCTACTCGATCGTGCGTGCCACGCCGTTCTTCGAGTCGGTGGAGTACATGTCGCGCGCGGCGACGTACGGAGACGTCGTCCATGTCGCGCCCGTCCTGATCCGTCCCGTGTCGACGGACGACGTCGCCGCCGCGGTCGCCCATGTCGCCGTGGGAGTACCGCTGTTCGGTGTTCTGGAGGTCGCAGGACCCGAGGAGTACCGCCTCGACGACCTCACCGCGAAACTGCTGGCCGCGCGCGGCTACCCGAGGGCCGTGGTCTCCGACGCCCACACCCCGTTCTTCGGGGCGGTGCTCGGACAGCGGGCGCTGCTGCCCGGGGCGGACGCCGACCTGGGGCACGAAACCTTCTCCGAGTGGCTCGCCCGGTGA
- a CDS encoding cupin domain-containing protein: MSEKDSAQGTGVQTRPEGWKTAAKMLQDTAPLTVPEGASAMTIFVEWEPGDPGSPPHRHSGPAFGYVVEGAVRFEMEGEPERVVEAGGTFWEPGGDAIHYQDGNALSDACTRFVVTMLCAPGKPMLELVEEEELAQRAHLRAPRPTD, from the coding sequence ATGTCGGAAAAGGACTCAGCGCAGGGGACCGGAGTGCAGACCCGGCCCGAGGGTTGGAAGACGGCGGCGAAAATGCTGCAGGACACCGCTCCGCTCACCGTCCCCGAGGGCGCGTCGGCGATGACCATCTTCGTCGAGTGGGAGCCCGGAGACCCGGGATCCCCGCCGCACCGCCACTCGGGACCTGCGTTCGGCTACGTCGTCGAGGGCGCCGTCCGTTTCGAGATGGAAGGCGAGCCCGAGCGCGTGGTCGAGGCGGGCGGGACGTTCTGGGAGCCGGGCGGCGACGCGATCCACTACCAGGACGGCAACGCGCTGTCCGACGCGTGCACCCGGTTCGTCGTGACGATGCTGTGCGCGCCGGGCAAGCCCATGCTCGAACTGGTCGAGGAGGAGGAACTGGCCCAGCGGGCCCATCTCCGCGCCCCACGGCCCACCGACTGA
- a CDS encoding DUF5134 domain-containing protein, with protein sequence MSAADVVHGMLTALFAAAAVHALRQAAPARGAGWRGRGDALLHTVMAAAMAVMPWHRIGDGSTPGRTAFFFAAAALWFPLTAVLSLRGPRWADLVHRSPHAVGMAAMAWMLMRHGGVTDAHTGDLVTGVLTLCLLAHALRSLTQDMPTVRAAPGSSGVSTDLGGPGDRFWQGSTAMGTALMLLMHH encoded by the coding sequence ATGAGCGCCGCTGATGTCGTGCACGGCATGTTGACAGCGCTGTTCGCCGCCGCGGCCGTTCACGCACTGCGGCAGGCCGCGCCGGCCCGAGGCGCCGGCTGGCGCGGCCGAGGCGACGCTCTCCTGCACACCGTCATGGCGGCGGCCATGGCGGTGATGCCGTGGCACCGGATCGGCGACGGGTCGACGCCGGGGCGGACGGCCTTCTTCTTCGCCGCCGCTGCCCTGTGGTTTCCGTTGACCGCGGTTCTCAGCCTCCGTGGCCCCAGGTGGGCCGACCTCGTGCACAGGTCGCCGCACGCGGTCGGCATGGCCGCCATGGCATGGATGCTGATGCGGCACGGCGGCGTCACCGACGCCCACACCGGCGACCTGGTCACCGGTGTGCTCACGCTCTGCCTGCTGGCCCACGCTCTCCGGTCGCTGACCCAGGACATGCCCACGGTGCGCGCGGCTCCGGGCAGCTCGGGCGTCTCCACGGACCTCGGCGGGCCCGGCGACCGCTTCTGGCAGGGATCGACGGCCATGGGCACGGCTCTCATGTTGCTGATGCACCACTGA
- a CDS encoding patatin-like phospholipase family protein → MRGNPTAAGLGSLPRPVAVVVGAGGVLGAAHIGAGYALERRGFVPDMIIGTSVGALNGAIAAAHPRRAAPWLDHVWTQLRRRDVYPLGYLSSRTSVFTDRGLRRLIARAGLPSRIEELAVPFVAVATDLVTGAAVLLDRGDLASALLASAAIPGMLPPVVRAGRTLVDGGLIAYVPVLAALQAGAASVVVVATGPESSPLRPVVPRRRAGAIAARAGLLLLHHQIERDLHEVSRHIPTVVLPTGIEAWPAPWDFGQTQRLISTTCLTAERFLDGLRISGPGLYRVDDASAASGGPGETSISSTAEAGL, encoded by the coding sequence ATGAGGGGAAATCCCACAGCGGCGGGTCTGGGCAGCCTTCCGCGTCCCGTGGCCGTCGTGGTGGGCGCCGGTGGCGTACTCGGAGCGGCACACATCGGTGCCGGGTACGCGCTGGAACGCCGCGGATTCGTCCCGGACATGATCATCGGGACCTCGGTGGGCGCCCTCAACGGGGCCATCGCGGCCGCCCATCCCCGCAGGGCCGCGCCGTGGCTGGACCACGTGTGGACCCAACTGCGGCGCCGCGACGTGTATCCGCTCGGCTACCTGTCCTCACGGACCAGCGTGTTCACCGATCGCGGTCTGCGTCGGCTGATCGCCCGGGCCGGGCTGCCGTCGCGGATCGAGGAGCTGGCGGTCCCGTTCGTCGCGGTGGCCACGGACCTGGTCACCGGAGCCGCGGTGCTGCTCGACCGGGGAGACCTCGCGTCCGCGCTGCTGGCCAGCGCAGCCATCCCCGGGATGCTGCCCCCGGTGGTCCGTGCGGGCCGGACGCTCGTCGACGGCGGCCTGATCGCCTATGTCCCGGTGCTGGCCGCACTGCAGGCCGGAGCGGCCAGCGTCGTGGTGGTGGCGACCGGGCCGGAGAGCTCGCCGCTGCGCCCCGTCGTTCCGCGCCGACGTGCCGGCGCGATCGCCGCCAGGGCCGGGCTGCTGCTGTTGCACCATCAGATCGAGCGCGATCTGCACGAGGTGTCCCGGCACATCCCGACCGTCGTACTGCCGACCGGCATCGAAGCCTGGCCCGCACCATGGGACTTCGGCCAGACCCAGCGACTGATCAGCACCACGTGCCTCACCGCGGAGCGCTTCCTGGACGGGCTGCGCATCAGTGGGCCGGGGCTGTATCGGGTCGACGACGCCTCGGCGGCTTCGGGCGGCCCGGGCGAGACATCCATTTCATCCACAGCGGAGGCCGGACTGTGA
- a CDS encoding macrolide family glycosyltransferase, with translation MSTIAFLSIGMHGHINPTLPVVAELVRRGHTVTYHTSPAFRAEIEATGATVHLYPGGDQPLPDPPTPVSWMESLASTAVRLLPPVLTDLRRDRPDLIVHDSACLWGAVAARELGVPAASSFTTFALDRHVPSPTRGSWDLLTAATAQPRSVQAYLRSRWALHRRFDARGLPLLDLANIRQPLNLVYTSRAFQPAVEGFDESYRFVGPSIGARPPDPSFPADRLRDPVLFASLGTVFNADPRLLRSLATGLAPLGGTVVVSTGQTDPEALGPLPANVFARRFVPQPEVLARAALFVTHGGMNSVNEAMYAGVPLLVVPQGADQPMVARRVVELGAGLSMRTQDVARGSVRVLAQRLLDDTRFRAAARTLQTAQREAGGYERAADELERYLHTAGSNGQPSASVRHSEAE, from the coding sequence GTGAGCACCATCGCGTTCCTCAGCATCGGCATGCACGGGCACATCAATCCGACGCTGCCGGTCGTGGCCGAACTCGTCCGGCGCGGCCACACCGTCACCTACCACACCTCTCCGGCGTTCCGTGCGGAGATCGAGGCGACCGGCGCGACCGTCCACCTGTACCCAGGGGGCGACCAGCCGTTGCCCGATCCGCCCACACCGGTCAGCTGGATGGAGTCGCTCGCGAGCACCGCCGTCCGATTGCTGCCCCCGGTCCTCACCGACCTGCGCCGCGACCGACCCGACCTGATCGTCCACGACAGCGCCTGTCTGTGGGGTGCGGTGGCCGCCCGCGAACTCGGGGTGCCGGCAGCCTCCTCGTTCACCACCTTCGCCCTCGACCGGCATGTCCCCAGCCCTACCCGGGGCTCCTGGGACCTGCTGACCGCGGCGACGGCCCAACCTCGCAGTGTCCAGGCCTACTTGCGGTCCCGCTGGGCGCTGCACCGCCGCTTCGACGCGCGCGGGTTGCCCCTGCTCGACCTGGCGAACATCCGCCAGCCGCTCAACCTGGTCTACACCTCACGGGCGTTCCAGCCCGCCGTCGAGGGTTTCGACGAGTCCTACCGGTTCGTCGGACCGAGCATCGGCGCCCGTCCGCCCGACCCTTCGTTCCCGGCCGACCGGCTGCGGGACCCGGTGCTGTTCGCCTCGCTGGGCACGGTCTTCAACGCCGACCCTCGGTTGCTGCGCAGCCTGGCCACCGGGCTCGCCCCGCTGGGCGGCACCGTGGTCGTCTCCACCGGGCAGACCGATCCCGAGGCGCTGGGTCCGTTGCCGGCCAACGTGTTCGCCCGCCGCTTCGTGCCCCAGCCCGAAGTTCTGGCCCGCGCGGCGCTGTTCGTCACCCACGGCGGGATGAACAGCGTCAACGAGGCCATGTACGCCGGGGTTCCGCTGCTGGTGGTCCCCCAGGGTGCCGACCAGCCGATGGTGGCCCGGCGTGTCGTCGAGCTCGGTGCCGGCCTGTCGATGCGTACCCAGGACGTCGCGAGGGGCTCGGTGCGTGTCCTCGCCCAGCGGCTGCTCGACGACACCCGGTTCCGGGCAGCCGCACGCACCCTGCAGACCGCCCAGCGCGAGGCGGGCGGATACGAGCGCGCGGCCGACGAACTCGAGCGGTATCTGCACACGGCCGGCTCGAACGGTCAGCCGTCTGCGTCGGTCCGGCACAGCGAGGCCGAGTGA
- a CDS encoding flavin reductase family protein has product MTVTASSYSAASSTEGIAPQHFKQAFRRYPAGVVVVTADAGLGPVGFTATSLASLSLDPPLVSFAIGTTTSSWPHVERAATAVVNFLGADQQELATTFATSGIDRFAAPTRWRRLPEGEPVLDDVAGWLRLDIEQLVPAGDHRIVIARVVDSWLDERRSPLVFLDGAYHSL; this is encoded by the coding sequence TTGACTGTCACCGCGTCTTCGTATTCCGCGGCATCCTCCACCGAGGGCATCGCGCCGCAGCATTTCAAACAGGCGTTTCGCAGGTATCCCGCGGGCGTCGTCGTGGTCACCGCCGACGCCGGCCTGGGGCCGGTGGGATTCACCGCCACCTCGCTCGCCTCCCTGTCACTCGATCCGCCGCTGGTCTCCTTCGCCATCGGGACCACGACCTCCTCCTGGCCCCATGTCGAGCGGGCCGCCACCGCCGTGGTCAACTTCCTCGGTGCCGACCAGCAGGAACTGGCCACGACGTTCGCCACCAGCGGCATCGACCGGTTCGCAGCGCCGACCAGGTGGCGGCGACTCCCGGAGGGCGAGCCGGTCCTGGACGACGTGGCCGGATGGCTGCGCCTGGACATCGAGCAGCTGGTTCCCGCGGGCGATCACAGGATCGTCATCGCCCGCGTGGTGGACTCCTGGCTCGACGAGAGGCGCAGCCCGCTCGTCTTCCTGGACGGCGCCTATCACTCCCTCTGA
- a CDS encoding putative leader peptide — protein sequence MAFSRLSRRRHIDLKRSTSCLCQA from the coding sequence ATGGCGTTCTCCCGGCTCTCGCGCCGACGCCACATCGATCTGAAGCGCTCGACCAGCTGCCTCTGTCAGGCCTGA
- a CDS encoding ABC transporter substrate-binding protein, giving the protein MTALPDSRLSRWAPLAALLTTSVLLTACGSGGEDSGGTSGPAKSGGTLTFAVGSDAGCVDPQQVGSNESIYSVRQIVDSLTDQDPGTGKIVPWLAKSWDIDSRATTFTFHLRSGVTFSDGSELTAQVVKDNFDAVPRLGALGTLAQGYLSGVESTTVVDPLTVKVTFKQPNAQFLQATSTHSLGIESAASVQRSPQQKCSDGVVGSGPFVLKQYVQNQSITLARRTGYDWGSSRWSKKGEAYLDKLVFKVVPEAGVRAGSLQSGQVDAISSVGRANEAALQGGQVTLLRRANPGVVFGLGVNNSRPLLKDVKVRRAILAAVDRKQIADTVFPTGTRPATSVLAHTTPDYTDLSSDLAFNAAKAKSLLDAAGWKASSDGVRTKGGKKLSLTISWFPNAATNQPALELVQQQLKAVGIDVVLKQGQVSQFATTLQGGDFDLVWSNVTRSDPDILRSSFSTQLANFYRLPASSLDTDLSGQAATTNADKRSELVGEAQKLIVQNAYNVPVVELQTQLAVTKKVHDLDFDSGSRIQLHDTWIG; this is encoded by the coding sequence GTGACAGCACTCCCGGATTCCAGACTCTCCCGATGGGCCCCCCTGGCCGCCCTGCTGACCACCAGTGTTCTCCTGACCGCCTGCGGGTCGGGCGGCGAGGACTCCGGTGGCACAAGCGGCCCCGCGAAGTCCGGCGGCACCCTGACGTTCGCGGTGGGATCCGACGCCGGCTGCGTGGATCCGCAGCAGGTCGGCAGCAACGAAAGCATCTACTCGGTACGCCAGATCGTGGATTCCCTGACGGACCAGGATCCCGGGACCGGCAAGATCGTGCCGTGGCTGGCCAAGAGCTGGGACATCGACTCCAGGGCGACGACGTTCACGTTCCATCTGCGGTCGGGTGTCACCTTCAGCGACGGCTCCGAGCTGACCGCGCAGGTGGTCAAGGACAACTTCGACGCGGTGCCGAGGCTCGGGGCCCTCGGGACCCTCGCCCAGGGGTACCTGAGCGGCGTCGAGAGCACCACCGTGGTGGATCCGCTCACCGTCAAGGTGACTTTCAAGCAACCCAACGCGCAGTTCCTCCAGGCGACTTCGACCCACTCGCTGGGTATCGAGTCGGCGGCGAGCGTGCAGAGGTCCCCGCAGCAGAAGTGCAGTGACGGAGTGGTCGGTTCCGGGCCGTTCGTCCTGAAGCAGTACGTGCAGAACCAGTCGATCACCCTGGCCAGGCGAACCGGCTACGACTGGGGCTCCTCGCGGTGGTCGAAGAAGGGCGAGGCCTACCTGGACAAGCTGGTGTTCAAGGTCGTGCCCGAGGCGGGGGTGCGGGCCGGCAGCCTCCAATCCGGGCAGGTGGACGCGATCAGCAGCGTCGGCAGGGCCAACGAGGCGGCGCTGCAGGGCGGCCAGGTCACCCTTCTGCGGCGGGCCAACCCCGGGGTGGTGTTCGGCCTGGGGGTGAACAACTCGCGGCCCCTGCTGAAGGACGTCAAGGTGCGCCGGGCGATCCTGGCCGCCGTCGACCGCAAGCAGATCGCGGACACCGTGTTCCCGACCGGCACGCGGCCCGCGACCAGCGTCCTGGCGCACACCACGCCCGACTACACCGACCTCTCCTCGGACCTCGCCTTCAACGCTGCGAAGGCGAAGTCCCTGCTGGACGCGGCCGGTTGGAAGGCGAGCAGTGACGGCGTCCGCACCAAGGGCGGCAAGAAGCTGAGCCTGACCATCAGCTGGTTCCCCAACGCGGCCACCAACCAGCCCGCACTGGAGCTGGTCCAGCAGCAACTGAAGGCCGTCGGGATCGACGTGGTGCTCAAGCAGGGCCAGGTCTCCCAGTTCGCCACCACCCTCCAAGGGGGCGACTTCGACCTGGTGTGGAGCAACGTGACGCGCTCCGACCCGGACATCCTGCGCAGCTCCTTCTCGACGCAGCTGGCCAACTTCTACCGCCTGCCCGCGAGTTCACTGGACACAGACCTGTCCGGACAGGCCGCGACCACGAACGCCGACAAGCGCAGCGAACTGGTCGGCGAGGCCCAGAAGTTGATCGTGCAGAACGCGTACAACGTTCCGGTGGTGGAGCTCCAGACCCAGCTGGCAGTGACGAAGAAGGTGCACGACCTCGACTTCGACTCGGGCAGCCGGATCCAACTGCACGACACCTGGATCGGCTAG